A single region of the Gemmata palustris genome encodes:
- a CDS encoding TIGR02996 domain-containing protein, which translates to MNDTEAALLRAIAAHPDEDTPRLVYADYLDEQGGPSGAARAEFIRLHVRADRLPADHPDRKVVGPRIDQLLSAWDTVWQYEMPPGYKALAPQRRGLAYRGLATASQIEGTDDPRLHLLEYLELVPDVSARRLAEITKQAVFTRVKTLVVRGHRLLGWAGAYALADGSYPRLERLVLARQGIGNIGLRALCESWGFPRLRELDLRDNDITDDGAAALLGSGLLIKVRRFDLSENSISRELLGRIQSGRYGA; encoded by the coding sequence ATGAACGACACGGAAGCCGCACTCTTGCGGGCCATCGCCGCGCACCCGGACGAGGACACGCCGCGGCTCGTCTACGCGGACTACCTCGACGAGCAGGGCGGGCCGTCGGGCGCCGCCCGCGCGGAATTCATTCGCCTGCACGTTCGCGCCGACCGGCTCCCGGCCGATCACCCGGACCGAAAGGTCGTGGGGCCGCGCATCGACCAGTTGCTCTCCGCGTGGGACACGGTGTGGCAGTACGAGATGCCGCCGGGGTACAAGGCGCTCGCCCCTCAACGGCGCGGGCTCGCGTACCGCGGGCTCGCCACCGCGTCGCAGATCGAGGGCACCGACGACCCGCGGTTGCACCTGCTCGAATACTTGGAACTGGTGCCCGATGTGTCCGCGCGCCGGCTGGCCGAGATCACAAAGCAGGCCGTCTTCACCCGCGTGAAGACGCTCGTCGTGCGCGGGCACCGGTTGCTCGGGTGGGCCGGAGCTTACGCGCTCGCGGACGGTTCGTACCCGCGGTTGGAGCGCCTAGTGCTCGCGCGGCAAGGGATCGGGAACATCGGGTTGCGCGCGCTGTGCGAGTCGTGGGGCTTTCCCCGCTTGCGCGAACTCGACCTCCGCGACAACGACATTACCGACGACGGCGCGGCCGCGCTGCTCGGATCGGGGCTGCTCATCAAAGTGCGCCGGTTCGACTTGTCGGAGAACTCGATCAGCCGGGAGCTACTGGGCCGTATTCAGAGCGGGCGCTACGGGGCGTAA
- a CDS encoding TIGR02996 domain-containing protein has protein sequence MTPDNPFLTALLAEPGDDTLRLAMADWLDENDRPSRAEFVRVQIELARGVADRDRLRYLERRQRDLLVAHDTEWVAPLANVLGCRPGRWGGWVFRRGFVEYFNLPAAAINKHGHKLAKLTPICELFLRPVNAAAVVELCKRPWLSSVTHLYLHDLRATDAVATALLGSPYSGRLRVLQFGGSDFSPATQRMFWSRFPVTP, from the coding sequence ATGACGCCAGACAACCCGTTTTTGACGGCGTTACTCGCCGAGCCGGGGGACGACACGCTCCGGCTCGCGATGGCCGATTGGCTCGACGAAAACGATCGGCCATCGCGCGCCGAGTTCGTTCGGGTTCAGATCGAACTGGCCCGGGGTGTGGCCGATCGCGACCGGCTCCGGTACCTCGAGCGGCGCCAGCGGGACTTGCTCGTCGCCCACGACACCGAGTGGGTCGCGCCACTCGCGAACGTGTTGGGGTGCCGACCGGGGCGGTGGGGCGGGTGGGTGTTCCGCCGCGGGTTCGTCGAATACTTCAATTTGCCCGCTGCGGCCATCAACAAGCACGGCCACAAGCTCGCGAAACTCACACCGATCTGCGAACTGTTCCTGCGGCCCGTGAACGCGGCGGCCGTTGTGGAACTGTGCAAGCGGCCGTGGCTGTCGTCGGTCACGCACCTTTATCTCCACGACCTGCGGGCGACGGACGCGGTCGCCACGGCACTACTCGGGAGCCCGTATTCGGGCCGCCTGCGCGTTCTGCAGTTCGGCGGCAGCGATTTCTCCCCGGCCACCCAGCGGATGTTCTGGTCCCGGTTCCCGGTGACCCCGTGA
- a CDS encoding MBL fold metallo-hydrolase, which yields MKPTNTPAPGASDPTLTFWGAAGGVTGSMHLIETGNHKILLDCGLHQGRREEARQRNGHFPFHPTQIDAVIVSHAHIDHCGNLPTLIRQGFDGPIYCTPPTRDLLRVMLADSAKIQEEDAAHINIARNYAEPWVQPLYTVNDVEKVFGRLVSVPYARDTDVTKTVRFRFIEAGHVLGSAMVHVNVAAPDRDRTLTFSGDMGRRGLPILKPTGTIPPADVLVCESTYGNRTHRSFADTVERLYAAIRETVDRGGKVLIPAFSLGRTQLIIHILQQGLRERKIPEIPVFVDSPLASEVAGVYRAHPNSLSDEIAQALREGHGLLGGDGVTYVRDFEQSTLLATRPGSSVIIASSGMCDAGRIQQHLKQLVDDPRGTIILVSYQASGTVGRKLLDPKPTVRFQGRDWNKWIEVLHLDGFSGHADKNDFLAYLQPLVGKVGKVRLIHGEYEQADALAGTLRNLGFDDVAVPAPGDRVAIG from the coding sequence ATGAAACCCACAAATACACCCGCGCCGGGCGCCAGCGATCCCACGCTCACGTTCTGGGGGGCGGCCGGCGGCGTCACCGGATCGATGCACCTCATCGAAACCGGGAACCACAAGATCCTGCTCGATTGCGGCTTGCACCAGGGGCGGCGCGAAGAAGCGCGCCAGCGGAACGGGCACTTCCCGTTCCACCCCACGCAGATCGACGCGGTCATCGTCAGCCACGCCCACATCGACCACTGCGGTAATTTGCCCACGCTCATCCGCCAGGGGTTCGACGGCCCCATTTATTGCACCCCGCCGACGCGCGACCTGCTCCGGGTCATGCTCGCGGACTCCGCGAAGATCCAGGAAGAGGACGCGGCCCACATCAACATCGCCCGCAACTACGCGGAGCCGTGGGTCCAGCCGCTGTACACGGTCAACGACGTGGAAAAGGTGTTCGGCCGGCTCGTTTCGGTGCCCTACGCGCGCGACACCGACGTCACGAAAACCGTGCGCTTCCGGTTCATCGAGGCGGGGCACGTCCTCGGCTCCGCGATGGTCCACGTCAACGTCGCGGCCCCCGACCGCGATCGGACCCTCACGTTCAGCGGGGATATGGGGCGCAGGGGGTTGCCCATCTTGAAGCCGACCGGCACGATTCCGCCGGCCGACGTGCTGGTGTGCGAGAGCACTTACGGCAACCGCACGCACCGCTCGTTCGCGGACACGGTGGAGCGCCTCTACGCCGCGATCCGCGAGACCGTGGACCGCGGCGGGAAGGTGCTCATCCCGGCGTTCAGCCTGGGGCGCACGCAGCTCATCATCCACATCCTGCAGCAGGGGTTGCGCGAGCGGAAGATCCCCGAGATCCCGGTCTTCGTGGACAGCCCGCTCGCTTCGGAGGTCGCCGGGGTGTACCGCGCGCACCCGAACAGCCTGTCCGACGAAATCGCGCAGGCGCTCCGCGAGGGACACGGGCTGCTCGGCGGAGACGGCGTGACTTACGTGCGCGACTTCGAGCAGAGCACGCTGCTGGCCACGCGCCCGGGGTCGAGCGTCATCATCGCGTCGAGCGGCATGTGCGACGCGGGGCGCATTCAGCAGCACCTGAAGCAACTCGTGGACGACCCGCGCGGCACCATCATCCTCGTGAGCTACCAGGCGTCCGGTACCGTGGGGCGCAAGCTCCTCGATCCGAAGCCGACGGTGCGGTTCCAGGGGCGCGACTGGAACAAGTGGATCGAAGTGCTCCACCTGGACGGCTTCAGCGGCCACGCGGACAAGAACGACTTCCTCGCGTACCTGCAGCCGCTCGTGGGCAAAGTCGGGAAGGTGCGCCTGATCCACGGTGAGTACGAGCAGGCCGATGCGCTGGCCGGCACGCTCCGCAATCTGGGCTTCGACGACGTGGCCGTTCCCGCACCCGGCGACCGGGTGGCGATCGGGTGA
- a CDS encoding diacylglycerol kinase translates to MPAEVWCAPNDDRPPRKKPRLWRDKFREAVRGVKRGVRGHSSFSVHFFCAVVALAAAVVLECDRQEWCLVLGCIGLVVTAELFNSSIETLFRGLEQEARDRVYGCLDIAAGAVLVAGLTSATIGAVIFGHKILVLFHWLPA, encoded by the coding sequence ATGCCCGCGGAAGTGTGGTGCGCGCCCAACGACGACCGGCCCCCGCGCAAGAAGCCGCGCTTGTGGCGCGACAAGTTCCGCGAGGCGGTCCGCGGGGTGAAGCGCGGGGTCCGCGGGCACTCCAGTTTCTCCGTCCACTTCTTCTGCGCGGTCGTCGCGCTCGCGGCCGCCGTCGTGCTCGAGTGCGACCGGCAGGAGTGGTGTCTCGTGCTCGGCTGTATCGGCCTGGTCGTGACCGCAGAGCTGTTCAACAGCTCCATCGAGACGCTGTTCCGCGGGTTGGAACAGGAGGCCCGCGACCGCGTGTACGGGTGCTTGGACATTGCCGCCGGTGCAGTGCTGGTCGCCGGCCTGACCTCGGCGACCATCGGGGCCGTCATCTTCGGCCACAAAATCCTGGTGCTGTTCCACTGGTTGCCGGCGTAA
- a CDS encoding succinate dehydrogenase/fumarate reductase iron-sulfur subunit, with translation MKLTLHVWRQKSRTVAGQMVTYALDGVSPDMSFLEMMDTLNEQLIRKGEEPVAFDHDCREGICGSCNMMINGLAHGPEKGTTTCQLHMRSFADGAELYIEPWRAGPFPVVKDLVCDRSAFDRIIQRSGFVSVNTGGAPDGNSLPIAKKDQDRAMDAAACIGCGACVAACPNASAMLFLSAKVSHLAQMPQGQPERNDRVRAMVSQHDREGFGHCTNINECEAACPKDISVEHIAQLNRDFIASTVSAVVK, from the coding sequence ATGAAACTCACGCTCCACGTCTGGCGGCAGAAATCGCGCACGGTCGCGGGCCAAATGGTGACTTACGCCCTCGACGGCGTGAGCCCGGACATGTCGTTCCTCGAAATGATGGACACGCTCAACGAGCAGTTGATCCGCAAGGGCGAGGAACCGGTCGCGTTCGACCACGACTGCCGCGAGGGGATCTGCGGCAGTTGCAACATGATGATTAACGGGCTCGCGCACGGCCCGGAAAAGGGTACGACGACGTGCCAGTTGCACATGCGCAGCTTCGCCGACGGCGCGGAACTGTACATCGAGCCGTGGCGCGCCGGGCCGTTCCCGGTGGTGAAGGATCTGGTGTGCGACCGTTCGGCGTTCGACCGCATCATTCAGCGGAGCGGGTTCGTTAGCGTGAACACCGGCGGGGCGCCGGACGGCAACTCCCTGCCCATCGCGAAGAAGGACCAGGACCGTGCGATGGACGCCGCGGCGTGCATCGGGTGCGGGGCGTGTGTGGCCGCGTGCCCGAACGCCTCGGCCATGCTGTTCCTCAGCGCGAAGGTCAGTCACTTGGCGCAGATGCCCCAGGGCCAACCCGAGCGCAACGACCGGGTCCGCGCGATGGTGTCCCAGCACGACCGCGAGGGCTTCGGCCACTGCACGAACATCAACGAGTGCGAGGCCGCGTGCCCGAAGGACATCAGCGTCGAACACATCGCGCAGCTCAACCGCGACTTCATCGCCAGTACCGTGAGTGCTGTGGTGAAGTAA
- a CDS encoding aldo/keto reductase, with amino-acid sequence MQRREFFRTAVATTVSTPLVNGSAEGAVPAGALPRFDATQEIVRGDMRYRKLGKTGVEVSCIGVGGFHIGIPADEADSIRIIRTALDAGMNFLDNCWDYHDGLSELRMGKALQDGYRKKAFLMTKIDGRTKAAAAKQIDQCLLRLRTDVIDLIQHHEMLRMEDADRIFGEHGAQEAVEGARKAGKVRFVGFTGHKDPLAHLRTLEVAKENGFRFDTVQMPLNVLDAHFRSFARNVLPVLVKEQIGVLGMKPMASGAILESKAATAVECLHYALTLPTSVVITGMETMDRLKQALDVVKNFKPLPEGEVTALLAKTEKAAAKGKHERFKTSTEFDGTAKHPEWMG; translated from the coding sequence ATGCAACGCCGCGAATTCTTCCGTACCGCGGTCGCGACCACGGTCAGTACCCCGCTCGTAAACGGCTCTGCGGAAGGAGCAGTGCCCGCCGGGGCGCTCCCGCGCTTCGACGCCACACAGGAAATTGTGCGCGGCGATATGCGCTACCGGAAACTCGGTAAGACCGGCGTCGAGGTGTCGTGTATCGGGGTCGGCGGGTTCCACATCGGTATCCCGGCGGACGAGGCCGACAGCATCAGGATCATTCGCACCGCGCTCGACGCGGGCATGAACTTCCTCGACAACTGCTGGGACTATCACGACGGGTTGAGTGAACTGCGCATGGGCAAGGCGCTCCAGGACGGCTACCGGAAGAAAGCGTTCCTGATGACGAAGATCGACGGGCGCACGAAAGCCGCGGCCGCGAAGCAGATCGACCAGTGCCTGTTGCGGCTGCGCACCGACGTGATCGACCTGATCCAGCACCATGAAATGCTCCGCATGGAGGACGCGGACCGCATCTTCGGCGAACACGGGGCACAGGAGGCGGTCGAAGGCGCGCGCAAGGCGGGGAAGGTGCGGTTTGTGGGCTTCACCGGGCACAAGGACCCCCTCGCGCACCTGCGCACGCTCGAAGTGGCGAAGGAGAACGGGTTCCGCTTCGACACGGTACAAATGCCGCTGAACGTCCTTGATGCGCACTTCCGCAGCTTCGCCCGCAACGTGCTCCCCGTTCTGGTGAAGGAGCAAATCGGCGTGCTCGGCATGAAGCCGATGGCCAGCGGCGCGATTCTGGAGAGCAAGGCCGCGACCGCTGTCGAGTGCCTCCACTACGCGCTCACGCTGCCGACCTCCGTGGTCATTACCGGCATGGAAACGATGGACCGGCTGAAACAAGCCCTCGACGTGGTAAAGAACTTCAAGCCGCTGCCCGAGGGAGAGGTTACTGCGCTGCTCGCGAAAACGGAGAAGGCGGCGGCGAAGGGTAAGCACGAGCGGTTCAAGACGAGCACGGAGTTCGACGGCACCGCCAAGCACCCCGAATGGATGGGTTGA